From Gordonia crocea, the proteins below share one genomic window:
- the dmpG gene encoding 4-hydroxy-2-oxovalerate aldolase has protein sequence MSDLMANARPYSDTLDIRITDSSLRDGSHHKRHQFTEQEVRDIVAALDGAGVPVIEVTHGDGLGGSSFNYGFSKTPEQQLIKAAAETAKNAKIAFLMLPGLGIKDDIIEARDNGGQICRIATHCTEADVSIQHFGLARELGLETVGFLMMSHSQPPEVLAKQARIMADAGCQCVYVVDSAGAMVLEQVSDRVAAVVAELGDDAMVGFHGHENLDVAVANSVLAIRAGAQQIDGSIRRFGAGAGNTPTEAFVGVCDKLGIKTGVDFLKIADAAQDVVRPVMPSECLVDRPAMMMGYAGCYSSFLKHAEGHAEKYGVSAADILIEAGNRKLVGGQEDQLIDIALELKKKQDANAGV, from the coding sequence ATGAGCGACTTGATGGCCAACGCGCGGCCCTACTCCGACACCCTGGACATCCGGATCACCGACTCGTCGCTGCGCGACGGATCGCACCACAAGCGCCACCAGTTCACCGAGCAGGAGGTGCGCGACATCGTCGCCGCGCTCGACGGGGCCGGGGTGCCGGTCATCGAGGTGACCCACGGCGACGGCCTGGGTGGGTCGTCGTTCAACTACGGGTTCTCCAAGACCCCCGAGCAGCAGTTGATCAAGGCGGCCGCCGAGACGGCCAAGAACGCGAAGATCGCCTTCCTCATGCTGCCCGGCCTCGGGATCAAGGACGACATCATCGAGGCGCGTGACAACGGCGGGCAGATCTGCCGCATCGCCACCCACTGCACCGAGGCCGACGTGTCGATCCAGCACTTCGGGCTGGCCCGCGAGCTCGGCCTGGAGACGGTCGGGTTCTTGATGATGAGCCACAGCCAGCCGCCGGAGGTGTTGGCCAAGCAGGCGCGCATCATGGCCGACGCCGGCTGTCAGTGCGTCTACGTCGTCGACTCGGCGGGTGCGATGGTGCTCGAGCAGGTCTCCGACCGGGTTGCGGCGGTGGTCGCCGAACTGGGCGACGACGCGATGGTCGGGTTCCACGGTCACGAGAACCTCGACGTCGCGGTGGCCAACTCGGTCCTGGCGATCCGGGCCGGGGCGCAGCAGATCGACGGCTCGATCCGCCGGTTCGGCGCCGGCGCGGGCAACACGCCGACCGAGGCCTTCGTGGGCGTGTGCGACAAGCTGGGCATCAAGACCGGCGTCGACTTCCTCAAGATCGCCGACGCGGCGCAGGACGTCGTCCGCCCGGTCATGCCCAGTGAGTGCCTGGTCGACCGCCCGGCGATGATGATGGGCTACGCCGGCTGCTACAGCTCCTTCCTCAAGCACGCGGAGGGCCACGCCGAGAAGTACGGTGTCTCCGCCGCGGACATCCTCATCGAGGCGGGCAACCGCAAGCTCGTCGGCGGTCAAGAGGACCAGCTCATCGACATCGCCCTGGAACTCAAGAAGAAGCAGGACGCCAACGCCGGGGTGTAG
- a CDS encoding type IV toxin-antitoxin system AbiEi family antitoxin domain-containing protein yields MPARAPSTTSASLLDELLGQQNGVITRKQVLACGLPAAFVRRKLRRGTWVAVEPGVYITHTGALTWRQRAWIAVLALPRAALSHESALCAAGLELSMSGPIHVAVDREARVADRRGIVVHRCAGLEERVQWNMRPPRVRVEHAVLDVAAAARREIDTIATLADAVQARLTTPPRLQLALSGRRRLARRSLIGEVLADVATGTCSVLEHAYLTRVERPHGLPRPRRQAPTTVGRPGFRDVEYHEFGQIIELDGRFGHDDPQSRDRDLERDLDAAVFGKQHTLRLGWGQIYVRPCTTADKVAAVLRHRGWTGKPTRCPRCPPHLCGGL; encoded by the coding sequence ATGCCCGCTCGCGCGCCCTCCACCACGAGTGCATCTCTTCTCGACGAGTTACTCGGCCAACAGAATGGGGTCATCACCCGCAAGCAAGTGCTCGCCTGCGGACTGCCGGCCGCGTTCGTCCGCCGCAAACTCCGGCGGGGCACCTGGGTTGCCGTCGAGCCGGGCGTATACATCACCCACACCGGTGCACTCACCTGGCGTCAGCGCGCCTGGATTGCTGTCCTCGCCCTGCCGCGCGCCGCGTTGAGTCACGAATCCGCCCTGTGCGCAGCCGGACTCGAGCTATCGATGTCGGGTCCTATCCATGTCGCCGTGGATCGCGAAGCCAGAGTCGCCGACCGACGCGGGATCGTTGTGCACCGCTGCGCAGGTCTGGAGGAGCGAGTTCAGTGGAATATGCGTCCGCCGCGAGTACGCGTGGAACACGCGGTCCTCGACGTCGCGGCCGCAGCCCGGCGCGAGATCGATACGATCGCCACTCTGGCCGACGCCGTTCAGGCGAGGCTGACCACCCCGCCGCGCCTTCAGCTGGCGCTGTCGGGGCGGCGGCGCCTTGCGCGGCGCTCGCTCATCGGCGAGGTGCTGGCGGACGTGGCGACCGGAACCTGTTCGGTCCTCGAGCATGCCTACCTCACGCGCGTCGAGCGGCCGCACGGATTACCCCGACCCCGGCGGCAGGCTCCGACCACCGTCGGCAGACCAGGCTTCCGCGACGTGGAGTACCACGAGTTCGGCCAGATCATCGAGCTCGATGGTCGCTTCGGCCACGACGATCCGCAGTCACGGGACCGCGACCTGGAACGCGATCTCGACGCAGCTGTTTTCGGCAAGCAGCACACCCTGCGTCTGGGTTGGGGTCAGATATACGTTCGGCCGTGCACGACCGCTGACAAGGTGGCAGCTGTTCTGCGGCATCGTGGCTGGACCGGAAAGCCGACACGTTGCCCTCGCTGTCCGCCGCATCTATGCGGAGGGTTGTGA
- a CDS encoding NlpC/P60 family protein yields the protein MTPKQPFARSPRRRLPVGRWVAAPAIVAAVAAGSIVAPNLHLTAGSSGSSSGGSSGSSGSVDIFLPVSTPAGMGALTAAITQVGKPYKWGGTGPNAWDCSGLLQWAFATVGVRIPRVSQQQARFGKAIPLAALAPGDVIVFYRNASHIGIYAGGGQVFHAGGPNGRPIKFQPLNTMPRIKTIRRYG from the coding sequence ATGACTCCGAAACAACCATTCGCGCGCAGTCCGCGCCGGCGCCTGCCGGTCGGGCGCTGGGTGGCGGCACCGGCGATCGTGGCCGCCGTGGCGGCGGGATCAATCGTCGCGCCGAATCTGCACCTGACCGCCGGGTCCTCGGGTTCCTCCTCCGGCGGCTCGTCAGGATCGTCGGGATCGGTGGACATCTTCCTGCCGGTCTCCACGCCGGCCGGCATGGGTGCGCTGACCGCGGCCATCACGCAGGTTGGCAAACCCTACAAATGGGGCGGTACCGGCCCCAACGCCTGGGACTGCTCGGGTCTGCTCCAGTGGGCGTTCGCCACCGTGGGGGTTCGCATTCCCCGCGTGAGCCAGCAGCAGGCGCGGTTCGGCAAGGCGATCCCGCTCGCGGCGCTCGCACCCGGCGACGTCATCGTGTTCTACCGCAACGCCAGCCACATCGGTATCTACGCGGGTGGCGGCCAGGTCTTCCATGCCGGCGGCCCCAACGGCCGACCGATCAAGTTTCAGCCGTTGAACACGATGCCCCGGATCAAGACGATTCGGCGTTACGGCTAG
- a CDS encoding cysteine hydrolase family protein, producing the protein MSDYLSPQWPNSALVMIDVQNDFVDGPTAIPGTAERIETMARLIEAFRAARRPVVHIVRSYVPGESDVDTVRRAGIEAGSSAVQPGSVGAKVPARLVDADPDWELLRSGEPQSVGPDEFLLYKPRWSAFHRTQLDDLLRGRGVSTVVVAGCNLPNCPRATLFDATERDYRAVLAVDATSQPTPERLADLELIGVQLLTVDDIARGLAVDD; encoded by the coding sequence GTGAGCGACTACCTCAGCCCCCAGTGGCCGAACTCGGCTCTGGTGATGATCGACGTCCAGAATGATTTTGTCGACGGGCCGACGGCGATTCCCGGCACCGCCGAGCGGATCGAGACGATGGCCCGCCTCATCGAAGCGTTCCGCGCCGCGCGGCGCCCTGTCGTCCACATCGTCCGTTCCTACGTCCCGGGGGAGAGCGACGTCGACACCGTTCGTCGGGCCGGTATCGAAGCGGGAAGTTCGGCGGTCCAGCCGGGATCCGTGGGCGCGAAGGTTCCTGCCCGCCTTGTCGACGCCGACCCCGACTGGGAACTGCTTCGTTCCGGCGAGCCCCAGAGTGTGGGGCCGGACGAGTTCCTCCTCTACAAGCCACGCTGGTCGGCCTTCCACCGCACGCAGCTCGACGACCTGCTGCGCGGCCGCGGCGTGAGCACCGTCGTCGTCGCCGGGTGCAACCTGCCGAACTGTCCGCGGGCCACGCTCTTCGACGCGACCGAGCGCGACTACCGAGCGGTCCTCGCCGTCGACGCGACATCGCAGCCCACGCCGGAACGACTGGCTGATCTGGAGTTGATCGGCGTGCAACTACTCACCGTCGACGACATCGCGCGCGGCCTCGCCGTCGACGACTAG
- a CDS encoding glutaminase, with protein sequence MRSPIPDYLAEVLGSVESDETGAPADYIPELATANPNRLAAAMATLDGEVYAVGDCSDEFTIQSISKPFVYALALADRGFEPVLAKVGVEPSGEAFNKVSLDGGGRPLNPMINAGAIATHSLAGPAGIDAKGRFDRIVDGLSAFAGRRLQVDEAVFASEMDTAFRNTSIAYLLRAYDVLDEDPTAVVGGYTRQCSLLVTTVDLALMAATLANRGIQPVTGERVVSEAVVRQVLSVMTTCGMYDSAGDWVTQVGIPAKSGVAGGLIGALPGQVGIATFSPRLDRHGNSVRGIRLFERFSDDTGMHMMDVPSSSTTVIRKDRRIADDLRLYVIQGGLRFAEAEHVVRRVSYGAPKERRIAIDLSHVHAIDDVARRMILEVIRRLSLDGHEVFLVDPEQVIPNPDPGTGGSVTVVTTVGDID encoded by the coding sequence GTGCGATCACCGATTCCCGACTATCTCGCCGAGGTGCTCGGCTCGGTGGAGTCCGACGAGACCGGGGCTCCCGCCGACTACATCCCCGAGCTCGCCACCGCCAACCCGAACCGCCTGGCCGCGGCGATGGCGACCCTCGACGGCGAGGTGTACGCGGTCGGCGATTGTTCCGACGAGTTCACCATCCAGTCGATCTCCAAGCCGTTCGTCTATGCGCTGGCGCTGGCCGACCGCGGGTTCGAGCCGGTCCTGGCGAAGGTGGGGGTCGAGCCGTCCGGGGAGGCGTTCAACAAGGTCTCCCTCGACGGCGGGGGGCGTCCGCTCAACCCGATGATCAACGCCGGCGCCATCGCGACGCACAGCCTCGCGGGTCCGGCGGGGATCGATGCGAAGGGGCGTTTCGACCGTATCGTCGACGGGTTGAGCGCCTTTGCCGGACGGCGGCTACAGGTCGACGAGGCGGTCTTCGCGTCGGAGATGGACACCGCGTTCCGGAACACGTCGATCGCCTATCTGCTGCGCGCCTATGACGTGCTCGACGAGGACCCGACCGCCGTCGTCGGGGGCTACACCCGGCAGTGCTCGCTGCTGGTGACCACCGTTGACCTGGCGCTGATGGCGGCGACCCTGGCCAACCGCGGCATCCAACCGGTGACCGGGGAACGCGTGGTGTCTGAGGCGGTGGTCCGACAGGTCCTCAGTGTGATGACCACCTGCGGCATGTACGACTCCGCCGGGGACTGGGTGACGCAGGTGGGGATCCCGGCCAAGAGCGGGGTCGCCGGCGGGCTGATCGGCGCCCTGCCCGGCCAGGTCGGCATCGCCACCTTCTCGCCGCGCCTGGACCGCCACGGCAACAGCGTCCGCGGCATTCGGCTTTTCGAACGGTTCTCCGACGACACGGGCATGCACATGATGGACGTCCCCTCGTCGTCGACGACGGTGATCCGCAAGGACCGGCGCATCGCCGACGACCTGCGCCTGTATGTCATCCAGGGTGGGCTGCGGTTCGCCGAGGCCGAGCACGTGGTGCGCAGGGTCTCTTACGGTGCGCCGAAGGAGCGCCGCATCGCCATCGACCTCTCGCACGTCCACGCCATCGACGACGTGGCGCGGCGGATGATTCTGGAGGTGATCCGCCGACTCTCCCTCGACGGCCACGAGGTCTTCCTCGTCGATCCCGAGCAGGTCATCCCCAACCCGGATCCGGGGACCGGGGGCAGCGTCACCGTCGTCACGACGGTGGGCGATATCGACTGA
- a CDS encoding Rieske 2Fe-2S domain-containing protein — translation MTPAQDSAVREIDTGEVPTRFARGWHCLGLIDEFNDGKPHSVEVFGTKLVAWTDTQGELKVLDAYCRHMGGDLSQGVLRGDNVACPFHGWQWNGKGRCATVPYAKRNPKLAKTRTWPTMVRNGQAFIYNDPEGNPPPENCYIPELEELGTDQWTGWTWNRIVIEGSNCREIIDNVVDMAHFFYVHYALPDYFKNVFEGQTAAQYMNSHGRPDVAITSAYGDTRLESIAAYYGPSYMLNPMVQYYGGYAVETILTNCHYPIDENSFVLMFGVMAKIPDGLSPEQADKMAKKISAGIEVGFLQDVEIWKHKTRIDNPLLVEEDGPVYQLRRWYEQFYVDVDDVTEEMTQRFEYEIDTTKAVENWNIEVQENLKRQAEEAKAEEAAKAQEADAGASV, via the coding sequence ATGACCCCCGCACAAGATTCCGCGGTGCGTGAGATCGACACCGGGGAGGTGCCGACCCGATTCGCGCGCGGTTGGCACTGCCTCGGCTTGATCGACGAGTTCAACGACGGCAAGCCGCATTCGGTCGAGGTCTTCGGCACCAAGCTGGTGGCCTGGACCGACACCCAGGGCGAGCTCAAGGTGCTCGACGCCTACTGCCGCCACATGGGCGGCGACCTGTCCCAGGGCGTGCTGCGCGGCGACAACGTCGCCTGCCCGTTCCACGGCTGGCAGTGGAACGGCAAGGGTCGCTGCGCGACGGTCCCCTACGCCAAGCGCAACCCGAAGCTGGCCAAGACCCGTACCTGGCCGACGATGGTCCGCAACGGCCAGGCCTTCATCTACAACGACCCGGAAGGCAACCCGCCACCGGAGAATTGCTACATCCCCGAGCTCGAGGAGCTCGGGACCGATCAGTGGACCGGCTGGACCTGGAACCGGATCGTCATCGAGGGATCCAACTGCCGCGAGATCATCGACAACGTCGTCGACATGGCGCACTTCTTCTACGTGCACTATGCGCTGCCGGACTACTTCAAGAACGTCTTCGAGGGCCAGACCGCCGCACAGTACATGAACAGCCACGGCCGCCCCGACGTCGCGATCACCTCGGCCTACGGCGACACCCGGCTGGAGTCGATCGCCGCCTACTACGGGCCGTCCTACATGCTGAACCCGATGGTCCAGTACTACGGCGGCTACGCGGTGGAGACCATCCTCACCAACTGCCACTATCCCATCGACGAGAACTCCTTCGTGCTCATGTTCGGCGTCATGGCCAAGATCCCCGACGGGCTCTCGCCGGAGCAGGCCGACAAGATGGCCAAGAAGATCAGCGCCGGCATCGAGGTGGGCTTCCTCCAAGACGTCGAGATCTGGAAGCACAAGACCCGAATCGACAACCCGCTCCTCGTCGAAGAAGACGGACCCGTCTACCAGCTGCGCCGCTGGTACGAACAGTTCTACGTCGACGTCGACGATGTGACCGAGGAGATGACCCAGCGCTTCGAGTACGAGATCGACACGACCAAGGCCGTGGAGAACTGGAACATCGAGGTGCAGGAGAACCTCAAGCGCCAAGCCGAGGAGGCGAAGGCTGAGGAGGCGGCCAAGGCGCAGGAGGCCGACGCGGGGGCGAGCGTCTGA
- the hsaA gene encoding 3-hydroxy-9,10-secoandrosta-1,3,5(10)-triene-9,17-dione monooxygenase oxygenase subunit, translated as MAANTNQRSEQAQQVLDNIDALLPDFAQRAQQTEDARRVSDESAQALQDAGFFKLLQAEQWGGYQTDPVTFYEAVRRIATACGSTGWVAGIIGVHNWHLSLFDQQAQEDVWGDDPNVRISSSYAPMGMGEVVEGGYKVNGNWAFSSGCELADWTFVGGPVIKDGRPVDFVSYLIPRSDYNIKDVWNVVGLKGTGSNTLEVKDVFVPRHRVLSMGTMSKNESPGLERNTAPVYKMPWGTIHPSTISTPIVGMAYGAYAAHVEHQGKRVRAAYAGEKSKDDPFAKVRIAQAASEIDAAWRQLSGNLQDEYDCILAGETVPMELRLAARRDQVRATGRAIAAIDMLFENSGAGALNLDSPIQRFWRDAHGGRVHAANDPERAYVAYGNGEFGIPIGDTMV; from the coding sequence ATGGCAGCTAACACGAATCAGCGCAGCGAACAGGCGCAGCAGGTCCTCGACAACATTGATGCGTTGTTGCCGGACTTTGCCCAGCGCGCGCAGCAGACCGAGGACGCGCGCCGGGTCTCCGACGAGAGTGCGCAGGCTCTGCAGGACGCCGGATTCTTCAAGCTGTTGCAGGCCGAGCAGTGGGGCGGCTACCAGACCGATCCGGTCACCTTCTACGAGGCGGTGCGCCGCATCGCCACCGCCTGCGGTTCCACCGGATGGGTCGCCGGCATCATCGGCGTGCACAACTGGCACCTCTCGCTCTTCGACCAGCAGGCACAGGAGGACGTGTGGGGCGACGACCCCAACGTCCGCATCTCGTCGTCGTACGCGCCGATGGGCATGGGCGAGGTCGTCGAGGGCGGCTACAAGGTCAACGGCAACTGGGCCTTCTCCTCCGGCTGCGAGCTGGCCGACTGGACCTTCGTCGGCGGCCCGGTCATCAAGGACGGTCGACCGGTCGACTTCGTCAGCTACTTGATCCCGCGCTCGGACTACAACATCAAGGACGTCTGGAACGTCGTCGGCCTCAAGGGCACCGGCTCCAACACCCTGGAGGTCAAGGACGTCTTCGTCCCGCGCCACCGCGTCCTGTCGATGGGCACCATGAGCAAGAACGAGAGCCCGGGACTCGAGCGCAACACCGCGCCGGTCTACAAGATGCCGTGGGGCACCATCCACCCGAGCACCATCTCCACGCCGATCGTCGGCATGGCCTACGGCGCCTACGCCGCCCACGTCGAGCACCAGGGCAAGCGCGTGCGCGCCGCCTATGCCGGCGAGAAGAGCAAGGACGACCCGTTCGCCAAGGTCCGCATCGCCCAGGCCGCCAGTGAGATCGACGCCGCGTGGCGCCAGCTCTCGGGCAACCTGCAGGACGAGTACGATTGCATCCTCGCCGGTGAGACGGTGCCGATGGAGCTGCGGCTCGCGGCCCGCCGCGACCAGGTGCGCGCCACCGGCCGCGCCATCGCCGCCATCGACATGCTGTTCGAGAACTCCGGTGCCGGTGCCCTCAACCTCGACTCGCCGATCCAGCGGTTCTGGCGCGATGCCCACGGCGGCCGCGTCCACGCCGCCAACGATCCCGAGCGGGCCTACGTGGCATACGGAAACGGAGAGTTCGGCATCCCCATCGGCGACACGATGGTCTGA
- the hsaC gene encoding iron-dependent extradiol dioxygenase HsaC, which produces MTSSDSPIRSLGYMRIDATDMDAWREFGLKVLGMVEGKGTTPGALYLRMDDFPARLVIVPSDRDHLACSGWECATAEGLQEVRDRLTAAGVEFREGTKEERVERAVDGLIVFADPDGNVLEAFHGIALQHRRVVPPYGQTFVTGEQGLGHVVLSSQDDAKALTFYRDVLGFRLRDSMQLPPQVVGRGEGDDPAWLRFLGVNSRHHSIAFSPFSNGTGIVHLMVEVDDVDDVGLAHDRALRKKIRQSATIGRHVNDLMLSFYMKTPGGFDVEFGCEGRQVDDDEWIARESTAVSLWGHDFSIGFKG; this is translated from the coding sequence ATGACGAGCAGCGACAGTCCGATTCGCTCCCTCGGCTACATGCGCATCGACGCGACCGACATGGATGCGTGGCGCGAATTCGGGTTGAAGGTCCTCGGCATGGTGGAGGGCAAGGGCACCACGCCCGGTGCCCTCTACCTGCGGATGGACGACTTTCCGGCCCGGTTGGTGATCGTCCCGTCCGACCGTGACCACCTGGCCTGTTCGGGCTGGGAGTGCGCCACGGCCGAAGGGCTTCAGGAGGTCCGCGACCGGCTCACCGCCGCCGGCGTCGAGTTCCGCGAGGGCACCAAGGAGGAGAGGGTCGAACGCGCCGTCGACGGCCTGATCGTCTTTGCCGACCCCGACGGCAACGTGTTGGAGGCCTTCCACGGCATCGCGCTGCAGCACCGCCGCGTGGTGCCGCCGTACGGCCAGACCTTCGTCACCGGCGAGCAGGGGCTGGGCCACGTCGTCCTCTCCAGCCAGGACGACGCGAAGGCCCTCACCTTCTACCGCGACGTCCTCGGCTTCCGGCTGCGCGACTCGATGCAGCTGCCGCCGCAGGTCGTCGGCCGCGGCGAGGGCGACGACCCGGCGTGGCTCCGGTTCCTCGGCGTCAACTCGCGCCACCATTCGATCGCCTTCTCGCCGTTCTCCAACGGCACCGGCATCGTGCACCTCATGGTCGAGGTCGACGACGTCGACGACGTCGGGTTGGCCCACGACCGGGCGCTGCGGAAAAAGATCCGTCAGTCGGCCACGATCGGCCGGCACGTCAACGACCTGATGCTGTCCTTCTACATGAAGACCCCCGGCGGGTTCGACGTCGAGTTCGGTTGTGAGGGAAGGCAAGTCGACGACGACGAGTGGATCGCCCGCGAGTCCACCGCGGTCAGCCTGTGGGGCCACGACTTCTCCATCGGTTTCAAGGGCTGA
- the hsaB gene encoding 3-hydroxy-9,10-secoandrosta-1,3,5(10)-triene-9,17-dione monooxygenase reductase subunit — MANQPFGSSEFDSRQFRTAMGQFCTGVTVITTLTGEGAPVGFACQSFAALSLDPPLVLFCPMKTSRSWPVIEESGKFVVNVLANRQQEVSSTFGAPGDDKFKSVAWDPSPLGLPVIRHSLTWLECEIENVVDGGDHHIVIGRATTLGEVLQDKPLLFYRGGYLSTEHPRVTPAQEALDDFLTWTGGDTWL, encoded by the coding sequence ATGGCCAACCAGCCCTTCGGTTCCAGCGAGTTCGACTCGCGCCAGTTCCGCACGGCGATGGGGCAGTTCTGCACCGGTGTCACCGTCATCACGACACTCACCGGTGAGGGGGCCCCGGTCGGCTTCGCGTGCCAGTCGTTCGCGGCGCTGTCGCTGGACCCGCCGCTCGTGCTGTTCTGCCCGATGAAGACCTCGCGCAGTTGGCCGGTGATCGAGGAGTCCGGCAAGTTCGTCGTCAACGTCCTGGCCAACCGGCAGCAAGAGGTCAGCTCCACGTTCGGCGCGCCCGGCGACGACAAGTTCAAGTCGGTCGCGTGGGACCCGTCCCCGTTGGGGCTGCCGGTGATCCGGCACAGCCTCACCTGGTTGGAGTGCGAAATCGAGAACGTCGTCGACGGCGGTGACCACCACATCGTGATCGGCCGGGCGACCACCCTGGGCGAGGTGCTGCAGGACAAGCCGCTGTTGTTCTACCGCGGCGGCTACCTGTCCACCGAACACCCGCGGGTCACCCCGGCGCAGGAGGCACTCGACGACTTCTTGACCTGGACGGGAGGGGACACGTGGCTGTGA
- a CDS encoding SDR family oxidoreductase: MSGLLQGKVVVVSGVGPGLGKALCLQSAAHGATVVLAARTESRLAEIRDEIHGRGGTALAVPTDITDDDQVDNLVRTAVAEYGGVDVVINNAFAMPSMKSLARTDFEQIASSIDLTVLGTLRVIKAFTEALEASKGSIVNINSMVIRHSEPRYGSYKLTKSALLAMSQTLATELGDKGIRINSVAPGYIWDDQLKWYFGEVAKKYGITPEQVYEQTASRSDLKRLPEPDEIARAALFLASDLASAITGHTLDVNCGEYHD, encoded by the coding sequence GTGAGCGGACTGCTGCAGGGCAAGGTCGTCGTCGTATCCGGGGTGGGTCCCGGGCTGGGGAAGGCACTGTGTCTGCAGTCCGCGGCCCACGGTGCGACGGTCGTGCTCGCAGCCCGCACCGAGTCGCGGTTGGCCGAGATCCGCGACGAGATCCATGGCCGGGGCGGCACGGCGCTGGCGGTGCCGACCGACATCACCGACGACGACCAGGTCGACAACCTCGTGCGGACGGCGGTCGCCGAGTACGGCGGCGTCGACGTCGTAATCAACAACGCCTTCGCGATGCCGTCGATGAAATCGTTGGCGCGCACCGACTTCGAGCAGATCGCGTCGAGCATCGACCTGACTGTGTTGGGGACGCTGCGGGTGATCAAGGCGTTCACCGAGGCGCTCGAGGCGTCGAAGGGGTCCATCGTCAACATCAACTCGATGGTGATCCGACACTCCGAGCCGCGCTACGGCAGCTACAAACTGACTAAGTCGGCGCTGCTGGCCATGTCGCAAACGTTGGCGACGGAGCTGGGGGACAAGGGGATTCGGATCAACTCGGTGGCCCCGGGATACATCTGGGACGACCAGCTGAAGTGGTATTTCGGCGAGGTCGCCAAGAAGTACGGCATCACCCCCGAGCAGGTGTACGAACAGACCGCGTCGCGCAGCGACCTCAAGCGGTTGCCCGAGCCGGACGAGATCGCCCGGGCGGCGCTCTTTCTGGCCTCGGACCTGGCCAGCGCCATCACCGGCCACACCCTCGATGTGAACTGCGGGGAATACCATGACTGA
- a CDS encoding sulfotransferase family protein, which produces MTETADKTSVGTVDDLHESATRATGLSDFGEDTGYREALQVLLDSYRAEAGLTPLGSKMFRYFLKGALVARLLSEASWTGNPGYADVEVTRPIFVTGLPRTGTTALHRLLSADPAHQGLQMWLAEFPQPRPPRDTWESNPVYQQIDAGLAQHHVENPEFMGLHYMDAGEVEECWQLLRQDVMSISYESLAHVPSYSSWLAGQDWTPAYQRHRRNLQLIGSNDPDKRWVLKNPSHLFALDALMAAYPDALVVQTHRAPETIIASMCSLAEHATPGWSTTFVGETVGRDQLDLWSRGLREFTAARAKYDPAQFVDVDFADLRSDPLGTVDRVYAALGTEPAEQARAAMVALDEESRTGDRKPQHRYDLADYGLTVEQVREAFT; this is translated from the coding sequence ATGACTGAAACGGCGGACAAGACCAGCGTCGGCACGGTCGACGACCTGCACGAATCTGCCACGCGGGCAACCGGGTTGAGCGATTTTGGCGAGGACACCGGGTACCGCGAGGCACTGCAGGTGCTTCTCGACTCCTATCGTGCCGAAGCCGGACTGACCCCACTCGGGTCGAAGATGTTCCGCTACTTCCTCAAGGGTGCCCTCGTCGCGCGGCTGCTGTCGGAGGCGTCGTGGACGGGTAATCCGGGCTACGCCGATGTCGAGGTCACCCGGCCGATCTTTGTGACCGGGCTGCCGCGCACCGGCACCACCGCGTTGCACCGACTGCTGTCGGCCGACCCGGCGCACCAGGGCCTCCAGATGTGGTTGGCCGAGTTCCCGCAGCCGCGCCCGCCGCGCGACACGTGGGAGTCCAACCCGGTCTACCAGCAGATCGACGCGGGGCTGGCACAGCACCACGTCGAGAACCCCGAGTTCATGGGGCTGCACTACATGGACGCCGGCGAGGTCGAGGAGTGCTGGCAGTTGTTGCGCCAGGACGTCATGTCGATCTCCTACGAGTCGCTGGCCCATGTGCCGTCGTACTCGTCGTGGCTGGCGGGCCAGGACTGGACGCCGGCCTATCAACGGCACCGGCGCAACCTGCAGTTGATCGGCAGCAATGACCCGGACAAGCGGTGGGTGTTGAAGAACCCCAGCCACCTGTTCGCCCTCGACGCGCTGATGGCGGCCTATCCCGATGCACTGGTGGTGCAGACCCACCGTGCGCCGGAGACGATCATCGCCTCGATGTGCAGCTTGGCCGAACACGCCACCCCGGGGTGGTCGACGACGTTCGTCGGCGAGACCGTCGGGCGCGATCAGCTGGATCTGTGGTCGCGGGGGTTGCGCGAGTTCACCGCCGCGCGCGCCAAGTACGACCCGGCCCAGTTCGTCGACGTCGACTTCGCCGACCTGCGCAGCGACCCGCTCGGCACGGTCGACCGCGTCTATGCGGCGTTGGGTACCGAGCCGGCCGAGCAGGCCCGCGCGGCGATGGTCGCCCTCGACGAGGAGAGCCGCACG